The genome window ATACATGAAAAAGTTAACAGTAATTTCATTGAAAAGCTCCTTTAAATTCAGAAGAAAAACCCTCTAAGCTAGCAATTGGATAAATGTTGCAAATTTGAGGGTGAGAGTTCAGAAACTTTGGGACCATTGACATATGTATTATCATCAAACGATGTGACCATTGTCATTGCCGAATCTATTGAAGTCAATTCTGAAGTGTCAAAACCTTGAAAAACAATGCTTCTATGCGGTTTTTGAAGAGACAATTGATATAGTTTTTTATATCCTTCAAAAATTTCTCGATTTCTAACTAAATTTTGGTAGGCTTCGCTTACACTTAAACTATATTGACCTTTAGCTTCAGCAACTAATTCAGAAATTTTTTCCGCAGTTTGTGCTTCAAGTAGCTGGACAGCTAATTTTCCGTTTTCTTCTATGTCGGCTTTAGTTTTTTCTAATTGCGCTGAAACCGTATCAAATAATTGTTTAGAAACTTCTGTAAGTAAACTTATTCTACTTAAAAAAGCTGTTTCTAAATGAATTCCCCATTTTTCTAATCTATTTTTAATTTCTTTTTTTAATATATTGTTAACTAAATCTCTATTTTCCAAGACGTATTTAAATTCAAAAGTTCCTAAAATTGTAGTTGTCATACTAATAACCGTACTATGCATAAATTTTTCTACATTTTCAATTTGAAAAGCAGCCATAGTAGGGGAAAATATTTTAAATTCATAAAATAAATCAACAATTATTGTAGTACCTCTTTGATCATTAACATGAATTTCTTCAATACATCTAAAGTCTTTTTTCAAAGAAACTGTAATAAATTTTACCCAGGGAAATATTTTATCAAATTGAAAATGTAACCCTGGCTTTTCAATTACTTTAATAAATTTCCCAAATTTGCATAGTAATATTTGAGTTTCATTTTCAACTTGAAGAGTGATATTTCTAAAAATAAAAACAATAAATGGTATAACTAAACAACCAGCTATAATTCCTATTACATAGTTTAATGAATTTATATTCATTTTAACCTCTTTACGTAAGATAATTTTGCTTCAGAATATACTTCGATTTCTCTTCTTTGGATATATTCTTGAAGAGTTCCTACATCACTTAACTTTTCAAGAATTTTTGCTTGAGTTAAAATTTCTGCTTTCACAGATTTTGCTTTAGACTTTGCAATTTCAATCCCTTTTTTCGCTGCAAGCAATTTCTGCTCACATTCTGCTTCTTTTAAAGCAAAGTTTTTTTCAGCTTCCGTTTGAGCATGAATGACAGCATTTAATGCTTGAGCAAGTTCTTCTGGAGGTAATATGTCGATAATATCGATTCCTTCAAATTGAAACCCATAATGTTCCCGAAATTTATCACTGCACAACTCATTTATTTGTAAATTTAATTTACTTCGTTCAGTTCTTAAAATTGCATATGATCCTTTTATTAATTGCTTATCTTTATCAGATGATAACATTTTCCCATTACTAAATTTACCAATTTCTTGGTGCATTAACCCATTAAAAAAATTTTTTATATGCTCTTTGGGTTTCTCCATAGAAAATAGAATTGAGTAAATATTATTTAGCAAAGGAGTGTATCTTAGTTTTGCTTCTATTTTTAAAAGAGTTCCGTCTGTCGTCATAAGCATTGTTGCTGTTTCAGACATTGTTAAATCTAAAATTTGTTCCTTAATTGAAATTTTCTTTACTTTTTCCCAAGGAAATTTAAAATGAAGTCCTGAGTTATAAATTTTTAAGTTAAAATTTGAAGTATCATTTGATTTTGCTTTTCCAAAAGAAATAATAGTAGCTATATGACCTTCTTGAACCTGAAAAAAAATCTTTCTTAATGTAAAAATTAGATAAACTAAAAACCCTAAAATAAAACCTAAAAAAATTTGCTCAATCATTAATTACTCCATTTAAAATTTATCACTTTGTAAATTTAATTTTGAACCTATATTTAGTAAATTTGTTTTGGAATCTGAAAATGTTGTATTGTGTTTTTTATACGCCTTTACTAGTCCTTTATTTACTTCAACAACATCATCATTAAAATGCAAATGAGCATCAGTCACTAATGGAAGTAACTCAACTTTATCAATAGAATCTATCACACTTCCGTGAGGGACATATTTTCCAGAAGGTATTTCGACACCAACTACGATTGCGCCTATTCCAATGTAACAATGAGAACCAATAATAGAATCATGGACTATAGCTTGAAATCCAATAAATGAATTGTTTCCAATGTAACAAGGTCCATGAACAAGAGCTTGGTGAGCAACAGAAACGTTTTCACCTATATAAACAGCCCAATCATCTTCACCAACTGTTACCCATTTTTCTTTTAAAGCATGTATCACTACACCATCTTGGATATTAGAATAATTTCCAATATAAAAAGGCGTGCCTTCATCTGCTCGAATAGAACTTTCTGCGGCAATATGTACTTGTTCCCCTAAAATTACTTTACCTATAATAGAAGCTTTATGATGAACGAATGATGAAGCAGCAAAAGAAGCTTTATCACGAATTTGTTCAAACCAACTATTTTTTTCTTTTTCGAGATTAATATGTTTCTTTTTTAAAAGATTTTCTTTTTTATCAATTGTATCTATAAGTGCTCTGATTTTTTTTGATTTTGCTTGTTTATTTTTATCCGCTAATTTCTCATCAGTAGTTGTTTTCTCAAAAAGACGATTTAAAAAGTAAATGCATATACCTAAAAATAATCCAAGCATTAAATGTCCAGTAGTTGTTCCGATAGCCGTTACTAAAAAAGACAATGCTTGGAATTTACTTTCCTTCATTAAATGAAAAAGACTTTTAAATTCAACTAAACGAAAACCTACGACGCATAGTAAACCAGACAAAGCTGCCAATGGAATTGCTTCCATAATTTGACTAAAATAAAGGATTGAAGCAATTAGTAAAATTGCATGCAAAAATGCTGACAATCTTGTTTTCGCTCCGCTTTGAACATTCACAGTTGAACGAACTATCACACCAGAAACAGGCATGCCGCCAACTAAACCAGAACCTAAATTCCCAATTCCCTGCCCTAATAATTCTAAATTTGAATTATGTGGTTTTTTAAAATTAGTCATTCTATCTATTGCTTGCGCTGACAATAATGATTCAACTGAGGCTAAAAAAGCTAAAGGAATTGTTGCAAAAAATAAATTTAATAGTTTATCAGAAGCCACCCAAGGAAAACTAGGAAAAGGAAGAGAATTTGGAATTGCACCAACTCTCTCTATACTCCAATTCAAATGTGCAGATAGGGCAGTGACAATTACAATTGCAATAAAAGAGGCTGGTAGTCTTTTAAATGATTTACAAGCAATAACAAGGAATGCAACAAATAATCCACAAATCACTGCAAACCATGAAACTTCATGCAGCCATCTATAATCATCAAAGCTTTTAAGAATGTGCAGAATGGAATAGTCAAAACCAAATAACTGAGGAATTTGTGAATCTAGTAATTTAATTCCAACACCAGTTGTAAAACCAGCTAACACAGCTTCAGGGACAAATTTAATAAATTTTCCAGCTGAAATAAAACTTAAAAGAATTTGAAAGCAGCCAATAAGTAAACAGGAAAAGCAAACACCTATTGGCCCATAATCTTTTGTGATTGCCAATACCATTACATTTAAAGCCGCAGCTGGACCTGTAACTTGTAAACGAGCTCCGCCAAATATTGCAGCGAGCCCCCCGCCAATTGCTCCAGCTAACAAACCGGAACTAGCAGGAAGTCCACAAGCAACGGCAAGGGCAATATTAAGCGGTAATGCAACTGAAGCGACTGTAATTGCGGAAAGAGCATCTTGTAAAAGAGATTTTCCTTGTAAAACTCCAAGCCAATCTTTACTTAGTTCTACCGCAAATTCTTTAAAATTATTACCATTAATATTTTTTGAATTCTTTAATTTACTATTATCTGATAAATCAAAAATATTTGTTACTTTCATTCTCTACCTTCTTATTTGAAAATATAAAAAATGAATTTTTTTATCTCTTAATTAAATTTGAACACCATCTATTATCCCAACAAAGTTTCATATTATTTTCATTTAGTTTTATATTAAAGTTTACTATTTCACGCAAGTGAGTCATTTTTACT of Pigmentibacter sp. JX0631 contains these proteins:
- a CDS encoding SPFH domain-containing protein; this translates as MNINSLNYVIGIIAGCLVIPFIVFIFRNITLQVENETQILLCKFGKFIKVIEKPGLHFQFDKIFPWVKFITVSLKKDFRCIEEIHVNDQRGTTIIVDLFYEFKIFSPTMAAFQIENVEKFMHSTVISMTTTILGTFEFKYVLENRDLVNNILKKEIKNRLEKWGIHLETAFLSRISLLTEVSKQLFDTVSAQLEKTKADIEENGKLAVQLLEAQTAEKISELVAEAKGQYSLSVSEAYQNLVRNREIFEGYKKLYQLSLQKPHRSIVFQGFDTSELTSIDSAMTMVTSFDDNTYVNGPKVSELSPSNLQHLSNC
- a CDS encoding SPFH domain-containing protein; this translates as MIEQIFLGFILGFLVYLIFTLRKIFFQVQEGHIATIISFGKAKSNDTSNFNLKIYNSGLHFKFPWEKVKKISIKEQILDLTMSETATMLMTTDGTLLKIEAKLRYTPLLNNIYSILFSMEKPKEHIKNFFNGLMHQEIGKFSNGKMLSSDKDKQLIKGSYAILRTERSKLNLQINELCSDKFREHYGFQFEGIDIIDILPPEELAQALNAVIHAQTEAEKNFALKEAECEQKLLAAKKGIEIAKSKAKSVKAEILTQAKILEKLSDVGTLQEYIQRREIEVYSEAKLSYVKRLK
- a CDS encoding SulP family inorganic anion transporter, which gives rise to MKVTNIFDLSDNSKLKNSKNINGNNFKEFAVELSKDWLGVLQGKSLLQDALSAITVASVALPLNIALAVACGLPASSGLLAGAIGGGLAAIFGGARLQVTGPAAALNVMVLAITKDYGPIGVCFSCLLIGCFQILLSFISAGKFIKFVPEAVLAGFTTGVGIKLLDSQIPQLFGFDYSILHILKSFDDYRWLHEVSWFAVICGLFVAFLVIACKSFKRLPASFIAIVIVTALSAHLNWSIERVGAIPNSLPFPSFPWVASDKLLNLFFATIPLAFLASVESLLSAQAIDRMTNFKKPHNSNLELLGQGIGNLGSGLVGGMPVSGVIVRSTVNVQSGAKTRLSAFLHAILLIASILYFSQIMEAIPLAALSGLLCVVGFRLVEFKSLFHLMKESKFQALSFLVTAIGTTTGHLMLGLFLGICIYFLNRLFEKTTTDEKLADKNKQAKSKKIRALIDTIDKKENLLKKKHINLEKEKNSWFEQIRDKASFAASSFVHHKASIIGKVILGEQVHIAAESSIRADEGTPFYIGNYSNIQDGVVIHALKEKWVTVGEDDWAVYIGENVSVAHQALVHGPCYIGNNSFIGFQAIVHDSIIGSHCYIGIGAIVVGVEIPSGKYVPHGSVIDSIDKVELLPLVTDAHLHFNDDVVEVNKGLVKAYKKHNTTFSDSKTNLLNIGSKLNLQSDKF